From Hymenobacter sediminicola:
GGTAATGCGGAGTTATAGAGAGTTGCTACGGGCCTTGTAAGAGGAAATTTGTGTTACGTTTGCCGCATGAGCCACATCACGCCACCCGCCGCCACCGAGTATGCCCCGTACTACGGTACCTATGTCCGCCTTGTCACCGGCGACCCGCTGGCAGCCCTACAGGCCCAGCCGGCCGAATTGCGCCACCTGTTAACAGGCCTGACGGAGGAGCAGGGGCAGTTTCGGTATGCCCCCGGCAAATGGAGTATCAAGGAAATGCTGGTGCATATGATTGATACAGAGCGCATTTTCGCTTACCGCGCCCTGCGTATTGCCCGCGGCGACACTACGCCGCTACCCGGCTTCGAGCAGGATGACTATGTGCCTGCTTCCGAAGCTGATGCCCGCTCTCTGACCAGCATTCTGCACGAATACGACACTGTGCGGGCGGCTACGCTGAGCCTGCTTGAGTCGTTGAGCGAGGCGCAGCTGAGCCGGCAGGGAACGGCCAGCGGCCAGCCTGTGAGCGTACGGGCCATGAATTTCATTATTGCCGGGCATGAAGCGCATCATCTGCATATATTGCAGGAGCGGTATCTGCCACTGCTGGCAGCTTAGCGCGCCGTTGGGCAACACACTGGCCGCCGGCAGCGTTATGCTGTCAAGTTCTCACCCTCCAATTTCCTACTATCATGGCTAAAGCACAGGAACCCCGCAAAGAAAAGAAGAAAGAGCCGGCCAAAACCACTAAGGAAAAGAAGGCCGCCAAAGACGAGAAAAAGGCCCTAAAGGCTCGTCAGCAAGACTAAGCTAAAAAAGCCCCTCTATCCGAAAATAGAGGGGCTTTTTTAGCTTATAGCGTGTAGTAAACTTCCTTCTCTTTGTCGTGGTGCTTAAGGTAGCCGTGCAGCGTGAGCTTGATGAGGATACGGTAGGCGCGCCGCTTCCCAATGTTGAGCAGCTTCATATACTGCGCCAACGTGATGCGCGAGTGGCTACCCAGATAGTCCAGCACCGCTAGCTCATCTTTATTGAGCGGCAGCTTTTCCAGGCGGGGCATTTCCAGGTCCTCATGGCGCTGCAGGGCTTTCTCAGTGAGCTGACTGGTTTGCACACTTTCGTCGCGTACGCGCACGTAGCCGCGCCAGTCGCCCTCCGCCACCTGGGCGCGGTGCGGCTTGTGCGCACTTTCAGGCACCGTCACGATGAGGACGGTGCGGCCGTCTTCCTCCCATTCTTTGATGTAAAGCGTTAGCGCGGGTTCTACGTAGTGTAGCGCCGCCTGGCGCAGCAGGTAGATTTCCTCCTCCGCGTCGCGTACGCCCACAATACGGCCATCATCTTCTACGCCTATCAGCACCTGGCCGCCATGCGTGTTGGCCAGCGAGGCCAACGTGCGTGAAATGCGCGACGGATGCGTGGTTTTCTTCTTGAATTCCAGCTGTTCGCCTTCACCCTGGCGAATGAGTTCCTGCAAATCAGTCATGGGAAATAGTATAGAGGAGGCGTACCGACAACCGACTTCTGTATAGAATTGTCTTGGCAGGAACCTATGAAATGCCGGTTTCTTCCTCCGAAATACGCCAGAGCCGGGCGGCCTCCGTGCGGCTCTGCGAGCGGGAAGAGCAGCGGCCGGGCCGCAGATTTTTGAAGTACACACCGCTCACGCGGGCCACTTCCGGGGCCGTAGCCAGATACAAACTGGTGCGGGCACCTTGCTCCGGGCTGATCATAAACGGCTTGGCCGGCCACCACAGCGCTTTCATGCCCCAAGAGCTGCCCGGATGCACCAAGCCTGTATCAACCAGGCCCGGATGCAGACAGTTAGCCGTCACGTTAGTAAGCTCCAGCCGGTGAGACAACTCGTTGGTGAATAAAATATTAGCCAGCTTGGAGTCGGCGTAAGCCGTGAGCCAGCTGTACTTTTCTGGATTATTGCGCGCCTCCTGTAGTGGTTCAATCTCACCCAGCCAATGTGCTTCCGATGCAACCGTTACTATCCGCGCGCTTTGGGCTTCGCTCAACAGGGGCAGCAGCAGGTTGGTCAGGGCAAAAACGGCCAGATGGTTCGTCGCCCAGCTCAACTCATGGCCCTCTTCCGTGACGGTGAGTGGGCCCGGCATAATCCCGGCGTTATTGACCAGGATGTCGAGCTGGCTATGGTCGCGCTGCATGTCAGCGGCCAGATTGCGGACGTTGGCCAGCAGTGACAAATC
This genomic window contains:
- a CDS encoding DinB family protein, encoding MSHITPPAATEYAPYYGTYVRLVTGDPLAALQAQPAELRHLLTGLTEEQGQFRYAPGKWSIKEMLVHMIDTERIFAYRALRIARGDTTPLPGFEQDDYVPASEADARSLTSILHEYDTVRAATLSLLESLSEAQLSRQGTASGQPVSVRAMNFIIAGHEAHHLHILQERYLPLLAA
- a CDS encoding RNA-binding domain-containing protein → MTDLQELIRQGEGEQLEFKKKTTHPSRISRTLASLANTHGGQVLIGVEDDGRIVGVRDAEEEIYLLRQAALHYVEPALTLYIKEWEEDGRTVLIVTVPESAHKPHRAQVAEGDWRGYVRVRDESVQTSQLTEKALQRHEDLEMPRLEKLPLNKDELAVLDYLGSHSRITLAQYMKLLNIGKRRAYRILIKLTLHGYLKHHDKEKEVYYTL
- a CDS encoding SDR family oxidoreductase, with the translated sequence MAASSISSLHGKTALVTGASSGIGLVTARELARRGARVVLVARNPDKAERARAAIQFAVPEAQLEVRLTDLSLLANVRNLAADMQRDHSQLDILVNNAGIMPGPLTVTEEGHELSWATNHLAVFALTNLLLPLLSEAQSARIVTVASEAHWLGEIEPLQEARNNPEKYSWLTAYADSKLANILFTNELSHRLELTNVTANCLHPGLVDTGLVHPGSSWGMKALWWPAKPFMISPEQGARTSLYLATAPEVARVSGVYFKNLRPGRCSSRSQSRTEAARLWRISEEETGIS